DNA sequence from the Ramlibacter agri genome:
GCACCGGGTTCATCACCAGCGGGCCCGAAGGCGCCATCATCAATGTGTAGCCGTCCGGCGCCGCCTTGGCCGCGTACTCGGTACCGGGGATGCCATTGGCGCCGGCCTTGTTCTCGACGATGCAGGGCTGGCCCAGCTTGTCCTGGATCTCCTTGGCGACCAGGCGCGCCAGCACGTCGGTGCCGCCACCCGGCGCATAGGGCACGACCAGCTTGATGACCTTGTTCGGGTAGTTGTCGCCCTGGGCGTGGGCGGCGTTCAGCAGGCAGGCGCCGGCGGCAAGCAGCAGCGCGCGGCGGAGGATGGACAGCTTGGGCACGATGGGGGTTCCTTGTTCGACTCAGGCGGCGGCCGCGGCGTTTTTCTGGCCGGGTTGGGTGGGCAGGGCTTGCGCCAGCTCGCGCTTGCGCCAGGGCTTGGTGGGCTTGCCGTTGCGCACGGCTTCCAGCTCGCGCCAGAAGATGCGGCGCAGGGTGATGACGCCCAGGTCGCTCTTGCCCAGCATCTCGAGCTCGCGGTCGGCGATGATTCCCTGGCCCCGCTGCGCGATGTAGTCCTGCGCGGAGATCAGGCCGATCACGTCGCCTTCCTCGGGGCCCTTGCGCTGCAGGAACAGTTCCTCGAAGTGCTCGTCGGCGTTGTACTGGCCGTACTTTTCGAACTGCTGCAGCAAGCGCTGCTTCTGGGCCTCGTCCTGCGCCTTCAGCGCATAGAGCGTGAAGCGGGTGCTGTGCTCGTCGTCGGCCGGCACCATCCAGATGACGAAGTCGATCCACGGGTCCGCGGGCGTCAGGCCCGGCACGACCACGTGGTTGTTGTTGGGGAAGGTCCAGTTCGACTTGCGCACGTTGCCGGCGCCGCGGCGGGCCGTCTGCTCGATGCCGGCTTCGGTCTCGGCATAGGACAGCTCGGGGATCGCGTCGGTGACGGCATCGCCGAAGGAGGCGACGCGCAGCGCACGGTGCACGAAGCTGACGTGCGTGGCGTCCAGCGAGTTCTCGATCTGCTGGAACCAGTTGATCTTCCAGGTCTCCTTGGTGGCGACGATGGTCACGCCCTCGGCCTCCAGCGCGTCCTTGCGCGGCAGGTCGAACTCCGGCGCTTCGCCTTCACCGAGCCAGGCGAACACCAGGCCGCAATACTCGCGCACCGGGTAGCCGGCGATCTTCGCAGCGGGCGGCGGCGCCGCTTCCTTCTCCGCGGGCCGTTCGACGCAGGCGCCGCTGCCGTCGAAGCGCCAGCCGTGGTACATGCAGCGGATGGTGTCGCCGTGCACCCAGCCGGTGTGGAGCAGCGTCTGGCGGTGGCGGCAGCGGCCGGCCACCAGGTGCGCTTCGCCGCTGTCACCGCGGAACAGCGTGAGCTCGTCGCCCAGCACCTTCACGGGAATCGCATCGCCCTTCTTCACGTCCGTGGACAGCGCGATGGGCTGCCAGAACAGGCGCAGCAGCTTGCCCATGTCCGTGTCCGGGGTGGTCTGCGTGAGCAGCTTCAACTGCTCGCCGCGGCTGATGGTGGTCGACATGTCCTTCCTTCCTCGCTTGTATTCAGAAGCCGACGTTGGCGGCGCCCTTGAGCTGCAGCATCGCGCGCGCCTGGTCCGGCGTCGCGACCTCCATCCCGAGTTCTTCCAGGATGCGGCGGATGCGCGCCACCTGTTCGGCGTTGCTCCTGGCCAGCTGGCCGGGGCCGCCCCACAGGCTGTCCTCCAGGCCCACGCGCACGTTGCCGCCCATGACGGCAGACTGCACGGCGACGCGCATCTGCGCGCGGCCGGCGCCCAGCACCGACCAGTAGTAGTCCTTGCCGAACAGGCGGTCGGCAGTGCGCTTCATGTGCATGACGTCCTCGACGTCGTTGCCGATGCCGCCGCGCAGGCCGAACACCGACTGGATGAACAGCGGGCCCTTCAGCAGGCCGCGGTCGCGGAAATGCGCCGCCGTGTACAGGTGGCCGATGTCGTAGCACTCCAGCTCGAAGCGGGTCTGGCTGGCGCTGCAGGATTCGAGGATGTAGGCGATGTCGCGGAAGGTGTTCTTGAACACGCGGTCGTCGCTCTCGGCGAGGTAGGGACGCTCCCACTCGTGGTCGAAGGACTTGAAGCGGTCCAGCATTTCGTAGAGCCCGAAGTTCATCGAACCCAGGTTGAGCGAGGCCACCTCGGGCTTCAGCTTCAGCGCCGGCTGCAGCCGCTCGGCCACCGGCATCGTCGGCGCGCCGCCGGTGGTGATGTTGACGACGACGTTGCTTTCCTTCTTGATGCGCGGCAGGAAACGCAGGAAGGCCTCGGGCGTCTGGTCGGGGCGGCCGTCCTTCTCGTTGCGCGCATGCAGGTGCACGATGGCCGCGCCCGCTTCGGCCGCGCCGATGGCGGCTTCGGCGATCTCGTCCGCCGTCACCGGCAGGTACGGCGACATGCTGGGCGTGTGGATGGAGCCGGTGACGGCGCAGGTGATGATGACCTTGTTCTGCGGCATGTTCGCGTTTCCTTAGTGGGTGACGCCCGTGCGCTGCAGCAGCGCGGCGTCGTTGACAGTGAGGTCCTGGCCCTGCAGGTCGCTGGGGCGCTGGTCCGCCAGCCAGGCGACGACGCCGGCGGAGCGCTCGGGCGGCGCCAGGTTCTCGCGCGGCACCTGGCTGATCTCGTTCATGCCGGAGCCGCGGATGCGCACCTGCATTTCGGTGTCCACCAGCCCCGGCGCGAGGCCGTAGGCGAGGATGCCGCGCGGGCCATATTCGAGCGCGGCGCAGCGCGTCAGCATGGCCAGGCCGGCCTTCGAACTGCAGTAGGCGGACCAGCCTTCGCGCGGGTTGTGCGCGGCGCCGGTGGAGATGTTGACGATCGTGCCCTTTGACTTCATCAGCGCAGGCAGCGCCGCATGCAGCACGTGGTAGCAGCCGACCAGGTTGGTCGTCACGGCCTGCGCCCAGGTGGCGGGGTCGGTGTCGTGCAGGTGGCCGATCGGCTCGATGACGCCGGCGTTGTTGACCACCACGTCGAGGCGGCCCCAGGCCGCCAGCATCTTGGCGATGGCCGCTTGCACCGAGGCGACATCGGCCACGTCGCAGGGCAGCACCAGGCAGGACTGGCCGGTGGCCAGCACGGCGTCGGCGACGCCGCGGGCGGCGTCCGGGTTGCGCACGGCCAGCACGGGCGCGATGCCGCGCCTGGCGAGGGCCACGGCCACGGCGGCACCGATGCCGCGCGCGGCGCCGGTGACGAAAGCCGTGCGCGCCGGGAGGTGTTCGCTCACGCTGTCATTCCTTGAAGTTGTCGGCGGCCAGCAGGGCGTCGGCCGCGTCGGAGAGGTCGTCGTGGATGGCCTTGGAGGCGGCCTGGGTGTCCTGCCGGCGCAGCGCGCGCAGCAGGTCCATGTGGTGGTGGTCGGCGTTGGCCGTCGCGCCTTCGGGCACGCGGAACATCTGGTTCAGGTGCGGGCCGATCTGCATCCACATGCTCTCGATGACGGGCTGCATCACCTCGGTGGCGGCAGCCTCGTACAGGCGGAAGTGGAAGCGGCGGTTGCAGGCCAGGTAGGCGGAGGCGTCGCGCTTGTGCAGCGCTTCGTCCATCGCGCGATGGTCGGCGGCCATCGCCTCGATCTGCGCCGGCGTGATGCGCACGGCGGCGCGCGCGGCCACCATCGGCTCCAGGCTCAGGCGGATCTGCAGGATCTCGAGGAAGCGCGCGCGGGTCATGATGGGCAGCACCACCGTGCGGTTGGGGCCCAGGTCCAGCGCGCGCTCGGCCACCAGGCGCTTCAGCGCGTCGCGCA
Encoded proteins:
- a CDS encoding Rieske 2Fe-2S domain-containing protein, producing the protein MSTTISRGEQLKLLTQTTPDTDMGKLLRLFWQPIALSTDVKKGDAIPVKVLGDELTLFRGDSGEAHLVAGRCRHRQTLLHTGWVHGDTIRCMYHGWRFDGSGACVERPAEKEAAPPPAAKIAGYPVREYCGLVFAWLGEGEAPEFDLPRKDALEAEGVTIVATKETWKINWFQQIENSLDATHVSFVHRALRVASFGDAVTDAIPELSYAETEAGIEQTARRGAGNVRKSNWTFPNNNHVVVPGLTPADPWIDFVIWMVPADDEHSTRFTLYALKAQDEAQKQRLLQQFEKYGQYNADEHFEELFLQRKGPEEGDVIGLISAQDYIAQRGQGIIADRELEMLGKSDLGVITLRRIFWRELEAVRNGKPTKPWRKRELAQALPTQPGQKNAAAAA
- a CDS encoding SDR family NAD(P)-dependent oxidoreductase — protein: MSEHLPARTAFVTGAARGIGAAVAVALARRGIAPVLAVRNPDAARGVADAVLATGQSCLVLPCDVADVASVQAAIAKMLAAWGRLDVVVNNAGVIEPIGHLHDTDPATWAQAVTTNLVGCYHVLHAALPALMKSKGTIVNISTGAAHNPREGWSAYCSSKAGLAMLTRCAALEYGPRGILAYGLAPGLVDTEMQVRIRGSGMNEISQVPRENLAPPERSAGVVAWLADQRPSDLQGQDLTVNDAALLQRTGVTH
- a CDS encoding 3-keto-5-aminohexanoate cleavage protein — protein: MPQNKVIITCAVTGSIHTPSMSPYLPVTADEIAEAAIGAAEAGAAIVHLHARNEKDGRPDQTPEAFLRFLPRIKKESNVVVNITTGGAPTMPVAERLQPALKLKPEVASLNLGSMNFGLYEMLDRFKSFDHEWERPYLAESDDRVFKNTFRDIAYILESCSASQTRFELECYDIGHLYTAAHFRDRGLLKGPLFIQSVFGLRGGIGNDVEDVMHMKRTADRLFGKDYYWSVLGAGRAQMRVAVQSAVMGGNVRVGLEDSLWGGPGQLARSNAEQVARIRRILEELGMEVATPDQARAMLQLKGAANVGF
- a CDS encoding FCD domain-containing protein: MTPLPKRSPRQKRVVGIHAALGQSSALELDRSSNLHDAAYERMRQALMDGHFVPGQTFTIRALAAVFGTSPMPVRDALKRLVAERALDLGPNRTVVLPIMTRARFLEILQIRLSLEPMVAARAAVRITPAQIEAMAADHRAMDEALHKRDASAYLACNRRFHFRLYEAAATEVMQPVIESMWMQIGPHLNQMFRVPEGATANADHHHMDLLRALRRQDTQAASKAIHDDLSDAADALLAADNFKE